The following are encoded together in the Chromatiaceae bacterium genome:
- a CDS encoding CBS domain-containing protein, translated as MSASLNPAQAGANGGALGLEGDQAPLRSLASRSPLVMSPAATLREVLYAISQGREDAVVVADEASQLPLGLVTLRELLHVITFEGGDLDAPVAAHMTGAPLTAAADSPAHRAKVLMAKKGVGHILLVEADGRFCGLVHQADLLGLRAGGAEVLIAAIAATRDLKGMVLVADQVRRRGAELFNAGMGVEAICQWMSGLNDLIAMRVIELIEDEFDLPAVPWCWLLFGSEGRLEQTFTTDQDNGLIFEPSNVGDTEALRAAFLPFAQAVNDALHYCGFERCRGGIMASNPDCCLSSDEWMARFSSWLRVPDPEALLQGTIFFDFRPVYGRYEVVDRLRAWLMAKAPEHPLFLRLLAELALGVAPPLGWAGRFIYDRNRAFPHTLDLKLQGARLFVDVARVASLAKGIWATSTADRLRAAGTGPGRSAEDIAAEVEGFHLVQRFRIRQQLATPDHDAANRVDPAGLNELNRLMLKEALKQAKKMQARLRQAYSL; from the coding sequence ATGAGTGCCTCCCTCAACCCCGCCCAGGCCGGGGCCAACGGCGGCGCCCTGGGCCTGGAAGGCGATCAGGCCCCCTTGCGGAGTCTGGCCAGTCGGTCGCCCCTGGTGATGTCCCCGGCCGCGACCCTGCGCGAGGTGCTCTACGCCATCAGTCAGGGCCGCGAGGACGCCGTGGTGGTGGCCGACGAGGCCAGCCAGTTGCCCCTGGGCCTGGTGACCCTGCGGGAACTCCTGCACGTCATCACCTTCGAGGGTGGCGATCTGGATGCCCCGGTGGCCGCCCACATGACCGGTGCCCCCCTGACGGCGGCGGCGGATTCCCCCGCCCACCGCGCCAAGGTCCTGATGGCCAAGAAGGGGGTCGGGCATATCCTGCTGGTGGAGGCGGATGGCCGTTTTTGTGGCCTGGTTCATCAGGCGGACCTGCTGGGGCTGCGCGCCGGCGGGGCCGAGGTGCTCATCGCCGCCATCGCCGCCACCCGTGACCTCAAGGGCATGGTCCTCGTCGCCGACCAGGTGCGCCGCCGTGGGGCGGAGCTGTTTAACGCGGGCATGGGGGTCGAGGCCATCTGCCAGTGGATGTCGGGCCTCAATGACCTCATCGCCATGCGCGTCATCGAGTTGATCGAGGACGAATTTGACCTGCCGGCGGTGCCCTGGTGCTGGCTCCTCTTCGGTTCCGAGGGCCGCCTGGAGCAGACCTTCACCACCGATCAGGACAATGGCCTCATCTTCGAGCCCAGCAATGTCGGGGACACCGAGGCCCTGCGCGCCGCCTTCCTGCCTTTTGCCCAGGCCGTCAATGACGCCCTGCATTACTGTGGGTTCGAGCGGTGCCGGGGCGGCATCATGGCCAGTAACCCGGACTGCTGCCTCAGCAGCGATGAGTGGATGGCGCGGTTTTCGAGCTGGCTAAGGGTGCCGGACCCCGAGGCCCTGCTCCAGGGCACCATCTTTTTCGACTTCCGCCCTGTCTATGGTCGCTACGAAGTGGTGGACCGGCTGCGGGCCTGGTTGATGGCCAAGGCCCCGGAACATCCCCTCTTCTTGCGCCTCCTGGCGGAACTGGCCTTGGGGGTGGCGCCGCCCTTGGGCTGGGCCGGCCGCTTTATCTATGACCGCAACCGCGCCTTTCCCCATACCCTGGACCTCAAGCTCCAGGGTGCCCGCCTCTTTGTCGATGTGGCCCGCGTCGCCAGCCTGGCCAAGGGCATCTGGGCCACCAGCACCGCCGACCGCCTGCGCGCCGCCGGTACCGGCCCCGGCCGCTCCGCCGAGGACATCGCCGCCGAGGTCGAGGGCTTTCACCTGGTGCAGCGCTTCCGCATCCGCCAGCAACTGGCGACCCCGGACCATGACGCCGCCAATCGCGTGGACCCCGCCGGCCTCAACGAACTCAACCGGCTCATGCTCAAGGAGGCCCTCAAGCAGGCCAAAAAGATGCAGGCGCGACTGCGGCAGGCATATAGCCTCTGA
- a CDS encoding class I SAM-dependent rRNA methyltransferase — MTSLASLRLNKDQDRRLLAGHCWIYSNEVDTQATPLKGFEPGQAVQILSHGGHPLGHGYVNPHSLICARLVTHDPRRPLGPALWEQRISQALALREQLYDQPFYRLVFGESDGLPGLVVDRYGDLLVVQITTAGMERARPEILAALEEVVGPTSILLRNDTSVRELEGLPLANEVVLGAPPADIEVPEHGNRFLVSPLTGQKTGWFYDQAENRDRLARFCQPRRALDVCSYIGAWGLRAASLGAEEVVCVDSSATALERVGENAERNGLLDQITGVQGDAFEVLRLLKDQGERFDLVMLDPPAFIKRRKDEREGLQAYQRLNRLGLEVLEPGGLLVTSSCSFHLGRDEFLRTIQQGARRANIGLQLLESGGQGPDHPIHPAIPETAYLKTCFLRAVPGF, encoded by the coding sequence ATGACCAGCCTTGCCTCCCTGCGCCTCAACAAAGACCAGGATCGCCGCCTGCTCGCCGGCCACTGCTGGATTTACAGCAACGAGGTCGATACCCAGGCGACGCCGCTCAAGGGCTTCGAGCCCGGCCAGGCGGTCCAGATACTCAGCCACGGCGGCCATCCCCTCGGCCACGGCTACGTCAACCCCCACTCCCTGATCTGCGCCCGCCTGGTCACCCATGACCCCCGCCGGCCCCTGGGCCCGGCCCTGTGGGAGCAGCGGATCAGCCAGGCCCTGGCACTGCGCGAGCAACTCTACGACCAGCCCTTCTACCGGCTCGTCTTTGGCGAAAGTGATGGTCTCCCCGGCCTGGTGGTGGACCGCTACGGCGACCTGCTGGTGGTCCAGATCACCACCGCCGGCATGGAACGGGCGCGCCCCGAGATCCTGGCGGCCCTGGAGGAGGTGGTGGGCCCCACCAGCATCCTGCTGCGCAACGACACCTCCGTGCGCGAACTGGAGGGCTTACCCCTGGCCAACGAGGTGGTACTGGGCGCGCCGCCGGCCGACATCGAGGTCCCGGAGCACGGCAACCGCTTCCTGGTCTCGCCGCTGACGGGCCAAAAGACCGGCTGGTTCTACGACCAGGCGGAGAATCGCGACCGCCTGGCGCGCTTTTGCCAGCCCCGGCGCGCCCTGGATGTCTGCAGTTATATCGGCGCCTGGGGGCTGCGGGCGGCCAGCCTCGGCGCCGAGGAGGTCGTCTGCGTCGATAGCTCGGCGACGGCTCTGGAGCGGGTGGGCGAGAATGCGGAGCGCAATGGTCTGCTGGACCAGATCACGGGCGTCCAGGGCGATGCCTTCGAGGTGCTGCGCCTGCTCAAGGACCAGGGCGAGCGCTTCGACCTGGTCATGCTCGATCCGCCGGCCTTCATCAAGCGCCGCAAGGACGAGCGCGAGGGCCTCCAGGCCTATCAGCGCCTCAATCGCCTCGGCCTGGAGGTGCTGGAACCCGGCGGCCTGCTGGTGACCTCCTCCTGCTCCTTCCACCTGGGCCGCGACGAGTTTCTGCGCACCATCCAGCAGGGCGCCCGCCGCGCCAATATCGGTCTGCAACTGCTGGAGTCCGGCGGCCAGGGACCGGACCACCCCATCCACCCGGCCATCCCCGAAACCGCCTATCTCAAGACCTGCTTCCTGCGGGCGGTGCCGGGGTTCTGA